The following proteins are co-located in the Penaeus vannamei isolate JL-2024 chromosome 34, ASM4276789v1, whole genome shotgun sequence genome:
- the LOC138868050 gene encoding uncharacterized protein produces MMKLVVLALTLAAASAGTIYTASYPGLGLTYGAAPLVHGAVPLVQPAPLTYTVGAAPALVNPAPYRVHTGVKTVVAAEPVEQHGYVIKY; encoded by the exons ATGATGAAGCTT GTCGTCCTCGCCCTGACATTGGCAGCCGCCTCTGCTGGCACCATCTACACGGCCTCCTACCCAGGCCTTGGCCTTACCTACGGAGCCGCCCCTCTGGTGCACGGCGCCGTCCCTCTCGTCCAGCCCGCCCCTCTCACCTACACCGTCggcgccgcccccgccctcgtCAACCCCGCGCCCTACCGCGTCCACACCGGCGTCAAGACCGTGGTCGCCGCCGAGCCCGTGGAGCAGCACGGCTACGTCATCAAGTACTAG